A part of Micromonospora chersina genomic DNA contains:
- a CDS encoding TIGR00730 family Rossman fold protein, producing the protein MANVCVFCASSRTLDARWLDLATETGAALARRGHTLVSGGGCVGMMGAVADGARAAGGRTLGVIPQALVDLEVADLASDELLVTDGMASRKTLMIDKSDAFVALPGGLGTLDELFEVWTTATLAMHAKPMVLVDADGFYRPLLDWLRTLADQHFLKPAGLDLLLVADTLPEALDLLDARLI; encoded by the coding sequence ATGGCCAACGTCTGCGTGTTCTGCGCGTCCTCACGTACCCTCGACGCCCGCTGGCTGGACCTGGCCACCGAGACCGGCGCGGCGCTCGCCCGGCGCGGGCACACCCTGGTCAGCGGCGGCGGGTGCGTGGGGATGATGGGCGCGGTGGCCGACGGGGCGCGGGCAGCCGGCGGCCGGACGCTTGGTGTCATCCCGCAGGCCCTGGTCGATTTGGAGGTCGCCGACCTGGCCTCCGACGAGCTGCTGGTCACCGACGGGATGGCCAGCCGCAAGACCCTGATGATCGACAAGTCGGACGCGTTCGTCGCCCTGCCCGGCGGGCTCGGCACCCTGGACGAGCTGTTCGAGGTCTGGACGACCGCCACCCTGGCCATGCACGCCAAGCCCATGGTGCTGGTGGACGCCGACGGCTTCTACCGCCCCCTCCTCGACTGGCTGCGCACCCTTGCCGACCAGCACTTCCTCAAGCCCGCCGGCCTGGACCTCCTCCTGGTGGCCGACACGCTCCCGGAAGCCCTCGACCTCCTGGACGCCCGCCTCATCTGA